The Anomalospiza imberbis isolate Cuckoo-Finch-1a 21T00152 chromosome 8, ASM3175350v1, whole genome shotgun sequence DNA window GGGAGCGGGTGCGCCCCGTGAGCTGGGCCACCAGAGCCGGTGTGCGCGGCGCGCCGCTGGGGAGTCGCTGCGGCACTAGTGGGACCTGTGACCACCGTGGCCCGCTGTCCCGCCCGGCACTCCCCGCCGCGGTCCGGTGCCTCTGGGCCGGTCCCGGTAGCGCGCTCCGCCGCCGGGGCGCGGCCAGGGGGCGGGGCCGAAGGCGGGGTGGCGGGGCACGCGCACTTCCGCCCGTCGCCGTGACGTCACGGGTGGCCGCCGGTGTCCTGGTCGGGTGCGGCGCCGGATGGAGCGGCCGGGGgagccccggcggggccgcAGGTAccgggggctggggggggacagggctgggctgggctgggctgggctgggctgggctgcgctgCGCTGCGCTGCCCTGCCCTGCGCTGCCCTGCCGCCTCGCCACGGCGCGCTGCGGCGGGCAGCGGTAGGGTGTCCTGGTCCCGGCGTCGCTTTCGCGGCCGCCCCGCTGCGGCGGCGGGACAGCCCGGGAGCGGCTCTGGGGCCCAGCGAGGCCTCCTTGGGACGGCGAGGCAGGAATGGCCTCGGGTGAGGACCCCCCCAAATGCGGCCTTTGCTGGGGCCGAGTGTAACCGCGGCTCGGTGGGCTTTGGGCCGCCGGGAcccctctgctccttcccttcgCGGCCCGAGGCTTCATCCTCGCAGAGACGCTGAACGTCCGCTCCTCGGAGGGAGGCTCCCTGCGGGGAGCCCGGAGCCTTGTTTCTCCCCCGGGAAGGAGCGAGTGCCTGGTCTCTGCCCCTTGCAGGGTGCCCGAGTGGCCCGGCACGGATGCGGGGACTGGCTGACAGGTAGAGCGATGCTCGGACATGAATGCTGAGCACAGCTACTGTGCGACTGGTGCGGTAACGCTGCAGCAGCTTCTTGCTGCTTTGCTGAGGGACGGGGCCTCCTTCAGCAGCTGATGGAAAGCCCCGCCCAAGCTCTCCTGGAGGGCACTGTGGGCAGGTAGACTCGGATGCCTGAGCAGGGAACGTCCCAGGCTGGGGAGGTGGTGATGCAGGCAGCAGGCACGTGCCCTGCTGATGGCTAGCCAAGGGGCTGTTCCCTGTGGGCTAACTGTGGGAAATGTCACTGAGTCTGAGTCTGAGTCTTTTTTTCTGGCTGTTCCTCCTAGAGGCATCTGGCAGTAGGTGTGAGCTGATCTTGCCTGGCTCCTGCAGTAGCCTGGCTCTCTGGTGTCTGATGATGAGTGTGACCCCGACCAGGGGATGCCTCCTGGACCTGCCGTGGGAAGACATCTTGGTTCCACATATCCTCTGTCAtctgccactgcagcagctgctgagcctgCAGAGGGTCAGCAAGTCATTCCAGTCTCTCATCCAGCTGTACCTGGCCAACATGCGCTGCTTTGACTCAAGCCAGGTATTGGATGGCTCTGAGGCTGGGGGAGGACACAGATGTCCTACTGCTCTGGAACTAACAGGGGAGCATCTGTGTGACGAGAAGAAACCCTTGGCAAGAAGGGCAGTTTCTGCTCAGGAGCTTGGGTTAATAGTTCAGGTGTCAAACTGGACAGATGGGCTTAGGGAGGAGAGGCAGTGATTCAGGGCCCAGCAATGCCAGTGTCTTGAGTAAGAGGCCCTGGGAGGAGTAAGCCTGGAAACTCCACCCAGGCTGTTATGGGGCACTGGCTGGCAGTTTGGAGTTTTGGAGTGGCATGTCCTCATGAAAGTTGTGCAGTAGGTTGGGTCTGATGGGACATAACTGTGCTTGGTCTTCAGGGAAAGTTTGTGCTATTGCTGGGAGCCACTGCCTGGGACTGAGAAAGACTGGAGTGGCTGCTATTCTATGAGGACACAGAGTGGTCTAGCAAAGAGATTTTTGGAGAGCAGAGGTGTGGAGCTCATCATGAGTATATAAATGCAGGAGTGATGATGTGGGATGGAGAAACCAGAGTATGATCTAGCTTGTGGCAGTAGCCTTGGCTGAGGTGAGCAAAGTCTGATGGTAGGGTTTGCCCTGGGATGAGGACAGGGGATGGCTTTGGTCACTATTGTCACAGAACAGAGGAGGGGAGAGAGTATTCGGTGAGGACCAGGCTTACCTGAAACCCTGGGGGGATGCCTCATTCTTCCTGGGTTCCCCACACAGATTGGACCTGCCATCCCTCGAGCCGCTTTTGTTAACCTGTTGAAGGACAACGAAgttctgcagcagctggcacTCCAGAACTGCTCTGACTGGCTGACGGACCAGGAACTGCTCCCGGTCATTGGGCAGAACCACCACCTGCACCAGATCCAGCTGAAGGGCTGCGCCCAGCTCAGCCGCCACGCGCTTGTGGCCATCTCGCTGAGCTGCCCCAACCTGCGCCAGCTCTCCCTGGCTCACTGTGAGTGGGTGGACAGCCTGTCCCTGCGCAGCCTGGCTGACCACTGCAAGGCACTGGAGGCTGTGGACCTGACGGCCTGTCGCCAGCTGAAGGACGAGGCCATCTGCTACCTGGTGCAGAAGTGCGGCAGGCTCAAGTCTCTGTCACTGGCTGTCAATGCCAACGTGGGTGACGTGGCAGTTGAGGAGACTGCCAAGTGctgcccagagctggagcaCTTGGACCTCACAGGGTGTCTACGAGTCAAGAATGACTCCATCAGGTACTGAGCAATGTGGAGAGCCGGGGGGGGTGGCAGGTacctgggatggggagaggacAAGAACCAGAGAGGAAAGTCAGATTTCTTCATGCTGAAAGCAATGAGAGCTTAGTCTGGGAGAGAAGCCACTAGCAGGCCCTTCAGGGGCCTTCACTTGTGCTATTGACAGCAAATTTACCATCATGGAGGATAGGTCCGGGATCCAGATGTCCCTTGACTTTATCTCATACCAGCATGGTACTGTTCCCAAAGGATGGTGCATGTGTGGCACAGTCACGAGCGCTAGGCTGCTGGGAGTAGAGGAGTGTGAGTGGTGCACTTAGGAGTCCTGACTTGCAACTTGCATATGCTGTCTTTCTTGGCAGGGTCCTGGCTGAGTACTGTCCCAAGCTGCGCTCGCTGAAGGTCAAGCATTGCCACAACGTGGCTGAGTCCAGCTTGAGCATCCTCCGAAGCCGTGGGGTGGAGCTAGATGTGGAGCCTCCGCTGCAGAGGGCTCTTGTTCTGCTGCAGGATGTGGTTGGCTTCGCCCCTTTCATCAACCTTCAGATCtagaactgctgctgctggggagggggggactGACACAGTGCTGGGATCCCAGAAGGATGCCGGAACTTGCTGCTGTAGAGACGTGCAGAGCTTGAGGTCAGTCCCATTGCTGAGGCTGGCCTGAGTGGGGCTCACTCTTTCCTCTGGGGCTCAGTGTTCGTAAGTGGACTTCATTGGTGCCTCTGGGGAAAGTAACTCCCTCTGCAGTGGTGTGGAAAGAGCGAGTGATTTGCAGGAACACCATGGTGCTGAACAGGTGCTTGGTCAGGCCAGCTAATAGATAGGACTTATtatttgttgtattttaaaTCTTTAAGCGGCAGCTGTCCAGAAAGCAGGGGAGTGTTTGATAGGGACTGTCCCCTGGGGTGGGTGTGCAGGGcatgccagcagagctgtggaacAAACCAAACCGGCTGGAGCAGAAAGAATAGCTACCAGTCCTCCTCTTGGGAGAGGGCAGGCCCCTCTGGGCTCTGGGAGGATGGCAGTGAGCCTAACTCCAGCCCACAGCCACTGGCTAGCCTGGCACCAAATGACTAGCATGATCCCAGTACAGGCAGTGTGTCTGCCCAGGCCTAGCGTGCTGGTTTAGGTTGGAGCAAGGTGGGAGTTGTTTCAGGGGGAACATGCTCCTAATGGCAGTTTGACTGACAGAAAAATGCCAAACCTAGCTGTGCTGTCTCTGAAAGTAGTTGGTCATTGTCATTTGTTTCTTCCAGCACTTGACTTAATATTTTAGTAGTGCCTAGGCTTGCTACTGTATTTTGCTCTCTGTTGTGTGGCTGGAGCTTTGGCTCTCAACAGTGGTGAGAAATGGCAGGAGCACTGACTCTGATATCAGCTGGAGTTTATGGAGAGAGCTGCAGATTGTGTTGGTGGGGAAAGCCTAGTTCTGGAGTTGAGCCTAAGCCCTTTTATCCGCTAGGCAGTtaacaaacagcagcagcatcttgAGAACATGATGAAGAGAGTAATTAGAGGAAGAGAGGATGACCCTGCTCCTGTCTGTGGAGGTAGTGTTGAAAACGTGTGCACGTTCTGGCTGAACTACACACCAAGTCACATCATCTTTATTAATACTGGCACTCAAAGCAACAGTGCACAAAGACTTGTTAAAAAGGCTGCTGCAAAAGCACATGCCACATCTCAGATCTAAAAATGTCCCATGCAAGGAATAGCAGAGAATGCCCAGGTTCTGGTGAGCCACTGTGGTGTGCCCCTGGGGGCAGAGGGATAGCTACACAAGGAGAGAAGTCTCCTCAGCCAGGTTAGTTGAGGAAACTGAAAGCAGTGTCCTGGCTTCCAGGTTAGTTCAAGTTAGTGGCAGGTGGAGTTGCCTCATTCTTAGCACCATACATCCATCCTGCCATGCCAGGCAGTGAGGTGGAAGGCTGAAGAGCAGTAGAACCTGGCTGTCAGTGGAACTTGTACTTCCTGGCTGGTTTTAGACTGATGTAGGTTCTCTTCATCTCCTCACTCTCAGGCTTCTTGATATCTTTGTACCTCTCTCCTTTTGTGCTCACCACCTGGTTATCAATGTAGCGGATCAACTTCTtgggagcctggagaggaaaGATATTTAACACCAAGTGGATGGACAGCCACACTGCTAGAGAAATGGAGGGGGCAAGCAAAAGCAGAGCTGCACTATGGGAGGTGGGTGGGTGGGCTGCTTTACCATTGTCTGTGTTGGGAAGCTTGGCCAAAACTGGGAAGGATGCTATCTGATAAGAGGGAGCAAGAGCCATGGTAGTCAGGAAAGATAAGAACTGACATTTCCTGCAGCAACTTAGCTGAGCTAATCTTCCCTCTCTGACTGACAGGTTCTATGAACAGACCTGCCTTTGGCCTGCCCTGTTGCTTTTTTGAACTTGCAGCCTGGTTTTAGTTTAAACCTTGGGACATTGACATGCTGGTGAGCTGGACCTGCTTACCTCTTTGGGTGGAGCTGGCCGATGTGTTTTCTGATCATCTGCGCTATCCACCATCATGTATCTGAAACACAAGAAACATTTGGTGAACACTGTAATATACATTGCCTGGGACTACTCAAAGCCTAtgtcccttctcccctggctGGTTTGTGTCCTACTTGCCTAGATTGCAGCTAGGAAAACTTAATGTTCCCCTCTGGGTGAAATGGGCAAGAAGTATGTCATGCTTCTGGTGAGAATCTAGCAGGATTCTCCTGGAGTAGCATCCTTAGCTGTATGTGAAAGGTATTGAAAACTCAGGTGGTTGATAATGCTGATAGCCACTGCAGAACTGAGAGAGGTACTGAGGTCTGGTGTGTTCTGCCATTGGGGCAGCTTTGTTCCTTCTCAGCCCAAGTGATGGCAGCCAAATGAGACATATGTGAGATTACAGGACCAATCTGTCTGCTTTTGCTCTGAATGATGGTGTTCCTTTCACACTCCTCCTACTACTTGACTATGAAACAGGTCTGTGCTGGAAGCAACTTGATAAAAGCATCACCTCATTTCCTATGTAACTGAAACATCAGGGTCCAAGCATTTGCTTGCTGTACTGCTGAGTTGCTACTCTGAGAATTTGGTGCTGGTTTAGCACAGGTGACCACGACTTCTCCCTCAGTAGTTAGTATAGTTACTCTTGTGTATCTTCAGCTA harbors:
- the FBXL15 gene encoding F-box/LRR-repeat protein 15, producing the protein MMSVTPTRGCLLDLPWEDILVPHILCHLPLQQLLSLQRVSKSFQSLIQLYLANMRCFDSSQIGPAIPRAAFVNLLKDNEVLQQLALQNCSDWLTDQELLPVIGQNHHLHQIQLKGCAQLSRHALVAISLSCPNLRQLSLAHCEWVDSLSLRSLADHCKALEAVDLTACRQLKDEAICYLVQKCGRLKSLSLAVNANVGDVAVEETAKCCPELEHLDLTGCLRVKNDSIRVLAEYCPKLRSLKVKHCHNVAESSLSILRSRGVELDVEPPLQRALVLLQDVVGFAPFINLQI